In a single window of the Tautonia rosea genome:
- a CDS encoding DUF1802 family protein has protein sequence MIPESIPSTCDIAFKEWAGVCDALADGRQSLILRKGGIAEDAGEFRPEHSTFWLYPTHLHESQQGLRDDHIPRAEGIPPGRLDLPALTQVECVVWVDRPELLEGIADLHVWTSETVLKRFQYRNPGLWVLGVRVFRADPPPRILVTSEQNGCKSWVSLDEPVGTNNVFPTVDDETLNDRLQRIRALSASDRGGQ, from the coding sequence GTGATCCCTGAGTCTATCCCCTCGACTTGTGACATCGCTTTCAAGGAATGGGCGGGAGTCTGTGACGCTTTGGCCGATGGGCGTCAATCGTTAATTCTTCGCAAGGGGGGCATCGCTGAGGATGCCGGGGAATTTCGTCCAGAACACTCCACATTCTGGCTCTATCCCACTCACCTGCACGAAAGTCAGCAGGGACTCCGTGACGACCACATCCCGAGAGCTGAAGGCATTCCGCCAGGGAGGCTCGACTTGCCCGCTCTGACTCAGGTTGAGTGTGTTGTCTGGGTGGATCGTCCCGAGTTGCTGGAAGGAATTGCCGACCTTCATGTCTGGACTTCCGAGACGGTCTTGAAGCGATTCCAGTATCGGAATCCGGGACTCTGGGTCCTCGGTGTCCGCGTTTTTCGGGCCGATCCTCCCCCTAGAATTCTCGTTACTTCCGAGCAAAACGGTTGCAAGAGTTGGGTTTCACTTGACGAGCCTGTGGGAACAAACAACGTTTTCCCGACGGTTGACGACGAAACGCTGAATGATCGATTGCAGCGAATTCGGGCGTTGTCCGCCTCTGATCGGGGAGGCCAATAA
- a CDS encoding NAD(P)H-dependent glycerol-3-phosphate dehydrogenase, whose protein sequence is MTLDQIAILGAGGMGTAMAVLLDRSRHRVRLWTRRPEFMEQLRVSKQNERYLPGIPLPDTIFLTSDIEEALEGANLLIVSIPSAYLRDTIRSVAPVVPAGLPVVSVIKGIEQQTFARPSQIIRDELGERPISILSGPSHAEEIARGLPTSVVVAGDDSTLNRLVRDTLNTDRFRVYSNPDAIGVELGGALKNVIGVAAGICDGLGFGDNAKAGLLTRGLAEMTRFGSAMGARPATFLGLAGVGDLITTCYSPFGRNRAFGERIGKGESFVEIQASSPKIAEGVPTCRGVSELALQRNIEMPITAALRQILFDGKSPSNAVSELMDRETKDEWP, encoded by the coding sequence GTGACGCTCGATCAGATTGCCATTCTTGGGGCTGGAGGCATGGGGACCGCCATGGCGGTCCTCTTGGATCGTTCCCGGCACAGAGTCAGACTTTGGACGCGTCGTCCGGAGTTTATGGAGCAACTCCGCGTGTCCAAGCAGAATGAACGCTATCTGCCGGGTATACCACTTCCCGATACAATTTTCTTGACGAGTGACATCGAAGAGGCCCTTGAGGGAGCGAACCTCCTGATTGTGTCAATTCCTTCAGCCTACCTTCGAGACACAATTCGTTCGGTGGCACCCGTCGTTCCCGCAGGTTTGCCAGTGGTGAGTGTCATCAAGGGAATCGAGCAGCAAACCTTCGCCAGACCGAGTCAGATTATTCGAGATGAACTGGGAGAGCGGCCTATCTCCATCTTGAGTGGCCCGAGTCATGCTGAGGAAATCGCAAGAGGCTTGCCGACCTCCGTGGTTGTGGCTGGCGATGACAGTACCCTAAACCGTCTCGTACGAGACACATTGAATACCGACCGTTTCAGGGTTTACAGTAATCCAGACGCCATCGGGGTCGAACTTGGCGGCGCGCTCAAGAATGTGATTGGTGTCGCGGCAGGCATTTGCGATGGGCTTGGCTTCGGAGATAATGCCAAGGCAGGACTGCTGACCCGTGGCCTCGCGGAAATGACCCGCTTTGGCTCGGCGATGGGGGCTCGACCAGCTACCTTTCTGGGACTTGCAGGGGTCGGCGACCTGATTACGACTTGTTATAGTCCTTTTGGGCGGAACCGGGCCTTCGGAGAACGAATCGGCAAGGGAGAGTCTTTCGTCGAGATCCAGGCCTCAAGTCCGAAGATTGCCGAGGGGGTGCCGACATGCCGTGGCGTCTCCGAACTGGCTCTGCAACGAAACATCGAAATGCCCATCACCGCAGCACTTCGGCAAATTCTATTTGACGGGAAATCGCCAAGCAACGCTGTCTCCGAGCTCATGGATCGAGAAACCAAGGATGAATGGCCGTGA